In Oligoflexus sp., a single window of DNA contains:
- a CDS encoding FAD-dependent monooxygenase: protein MGQDWDLIIIGGGIGGLSAARFMRKSGLKTLVLERSPGLNEVGAGLQLAPNAQAALRALDLWHELAPRGWTLNQVQLRSTRSGELTRMDAKPDGLVAMHRAQLQKGLAQGFTEAGIRFAVTIQGITQDRDGVRVTLANGETLDCKLLIGADGLRSQVRSLLFPPVTHRYSGTSSYRGIVSAPGFLKDPHMGAEIWGPGCRLGYSQINSEDIYWYLTFDAPAHETKTPSERRTHALELMKHFPDESPIIARTPPERIIHTDIGDIKPTDHWVEGRVALLGDAAHATTPNLGQGAAQALEDAWALGLALQKAGPEPSALAAYRDVRRKKALWIVQQSWSFQSVCHLKSAWQQSLRDFAVKHTPAAIRKSGLNRIYTPAVGLEGDAHA from the coding sequence ATGGGTCAGGACTGGGATCTTATCATCATCGGCGGGGGCATCGGAGGGCTCAGCGCGGCCCGGTTTATGCGTAAGAGCGGACTTAAAACCCTGGTTCTGGAGCGCAGTCCCGGCCTGAATGAAGTCGGGGCCGGACTGCAATTGGCGCCGAATGCCCAGGCTGCGCTGCGGGCTCTTGATCTGTGGCATGAGCTGGCCCCGCGCGGCTGGACCCTGAATCAGGTGCAGCTGCGATCCACGCGAAGTGGTGAGCTGACGCGCATGGATGCGAAACCGGACGGACTTGTGGCCATGCATCGGGCGCAGCTGCAAAAAGGTTTGGCGCAGGGTTTCACTGAGGCGGGCATTCGTTTCGCAGTGACGATTCAGGGCATCACGCAGGACAGGGATGGGGTTCGGGTCACGCTGGCGAATGGCGAAACGCTCGACTGCAAATTATTAATCGGAGCGGATGGACTTCGTTCCCAGGTGCGCTCGCTTCTGTTTCCGCCGGTCACGCATCGTTACTCGGGGACCAGCAGCTATCGCGGTATCGTGTCCGCACCCGGTTTTTTAAAGGATCCGCACATGGGCGCGGAAATTTGGGGACCGGGGTGCCGCCTCGGCTATTCACAGATCAATAGCGAGGATATTTACTGGTACCTCACCTTCGATGCCCCGGCTCATGAAACCAAAACGCCTTCGGAACGGAGGACGCATGCGCTGGAGCTGATGAAACACTTTCCCGATGAATCGCCGATCATCGCCCGCACGCCGCCCGAGCGGATTATTCACACGGATATCGGGGATATCAAGCCGACCGATCATTGGGTCGAAGGACGCGTGGCCTTGCTGGGCGATGCCGCCCATGCCACGACTCCGAATCTGGGGCAGGGTGCGGCTCAGGCTTTGGAAGATGCTTGGGCCTTGGGTTTGGCGCTGCAAAAAGCGGGACCTGAACCGTCGGCTTTGGCAGCTTACCGGGATGTCAGGCGCAAAAAAGCTCTTTGGATCGTGCAGCAATCCTGGTCGTTTCAATCGGTGTGTCATCTGAAAAGCGCATGGCAGCAAAGCCTGCGTGATTTTGCAGTCAAACATACACCTGCAGCTATTCGGAAGTCTGGTTTGAATCGTATCTACACGCCTGCCGTAGGTTTGGAAGGGGATGCCCATGCTTAA
- a CDS encoding phospholipase D family protein produces MLVYLLLTMLIAPFILSGCASHALGSRQHAPHSSALPPPDDAPLVKLIQEKMKLYPKQSGFYPLIDGETALRTRTSLADMARSSLDIQYYIWRNDRTGRLILSRLLDAAERGVRVRILIDDIHKGEDRSLLKALDRHPLVEIRLFNPASTGSQGLGAITRGLEMVLDYDRMTHRMHNKLFLVDGSLVVVGGRNIGNEYFDLNGQKNFRDLDVLAAGPAARRFGKVFDQYWNAEASVPVNDPGENLKDHDSPDWMALRKQFDAAPENQMDLPVLEAEKSYPWLVSRLNRMIWAPFRILATSPDIVYDDEAETLGDQLLKLPEPTQELLVETAYFIPSRAFVRKIREWRKKGVKTRVLTNSMRSNDVLAAHAGYAKYRDQVLEAGAELYEWRSDNQPARSKGKKGVLASRANLHTKAYVIDREFSFVGSYNLDPRSADLNTECGILIKSREFADQLVTMIEQGMQPNNSWQVSLECKPNCEDPSEKIRWQGLRRNAEVIFEEEPDSSLWQRLKVRVIGWLPIDEAL; encoded by the coding sequence ATGCTCGTCTATCTCCTGCTTACCATGCTGATCGCCCCTTTCATTCTGTCAGGCTGCGCGTCGCATGCATTGGGTTCACGGCAGCATGCTCCCCATTCCTCGGCCCTGCCGCCTCCCGATGATGCGCCGCTTGTGAAACTCATCCAGGAAAAAATGAAACTGTATCCGAAGCAATCCGGGTTCTATCCCCTGATTGACGGTGAAACAGCCCTGCGGACTCGAACCTCACTCGCCGACATGGCCCGGAGTTCCTTGGATATTCAGTATTATATTTGGCGGAATGACCGCACGGGTCGGCTGATACTCTCGCGACTTTTGGATGCGGCTGAACGGGGTGTGCGGGTGCGCATCCTGATCGATGACATTCATAAAGGCGAGGATCGTTCGCTGCTCAAAGCCCTGGATCGGCACCCTCTGGTCGAGATTCGGCTCTTCAATCCCGCAAGCACAGGCAGCCAAGGCCTGGGTGCCATCACCCGCGGCCTGGAGATGGTCCTTGACTATGATCGAATGACTCATCGCATGCACAACAAGCTGTTTCTGGTCGATGGCAGTCTGGTCGTTGTCGGTGGCCGGAATATCGGCAATGAATATTTCGATCTGAATGGTCAGAAAAACTTCCGTGATCTTGATGTCCTGGCCGCCGGGCCCGCTGCCCGACGCTTTGGAAAGGTATTCGATCAGTACTGGAACGCCGAGGCCTCGGTGCCGGTCAATGATCCCGGAGAAAATCTGAAGGATCACGATTCGCCGGATTGGATGGCTTTGCGCAAACAATTTGACGCTGCGCCTGAAAATCAGATGGATCTCCCGGTTCTGGAGGCTGAAAAATCCTATCCCTGGCTTGTCAGTCGTTTGAACCGTATGATTTGGGCGCCTTTTCGTATTCTGGCGACTTCACCCGACATCGTCTACGACGACGAGGCGGAAACCCTCGGGGATCAGCTTTTGAAACTGCCGGAACCCACGCAGGAACTGCTGGTGGAAACGGCCTATTTCATCCCCTCACGCGCCTTTGTGCGGAAAATACGCGAATGGCGGAAAAAAGGCGTAAAAACCAGGGTGCTGACCAACTCCATGCGATCGAACGATGTCCTCGCCGCGCATGCCGGCTACGCCAAATACCGAGATCAGGTGCTGGAAGCCGGCGCGGAACTTTATGAATGGCGGAGCGATAATCAGCCGGCCCGTTCCAAAGGCAAAAAAGGTGTGCTTGCGAGCCGCGCGAATCTTCACACCAAAGCCTATGTGATCGATCGCGAGTTTTCCTTTGTCGGCAGCTATAACCTCGATCCAAGGTCCGCAGACCTCAACACCGAATGCGGAATCCTCATCAAAAGCCGGGAATTCGCGGATCAGCTCGTCACCATGATCGAGCAGGGCATGCAGCCGAATAACAGCTGGCAGGTGAGCCTGGAATGTAAACCGAATTGCGAAGATCCATCCGAGAAAATCCGCTGGCAGGGACTCCGGCGCAATGCGGAGGTGATCTTCGAAGAGGAACCGGACAGCAGCCTTTGGCAACGCCTGAAGGTCAGGGTCATCGGCTGGCTGCCGATTGATGAAGCACTTTAA
- a CDS encoding PP2C family protein-serine/threonine phosphatase: MRQSFGAKIFLFTIVLVLMVVGSITFKNSQALRENLDRQYQSSLIDGTQLLGEKIFSLLTRWDNRLSFLVQAVQNAPEKNRSDLIDAFLVSEEGAQSLQIFRLNQNNEMTTLVERVSPEHQPIPGANWKKALGGNEVRIMSHPQITEQAVMIRRLAIRGTQDMVLVVLGFELRVLPLATSEDRKVQSFLLDESFRDLITRKTYRSLVLVKSFVNKAQKLMQGDLGAGYLGELKTSQGTYFVAYHHIPGYPLQLVTHQDSSAIDEAIRKFLWDMVRWTILFVLIAIFFASTILRNLLSNLRELYAATQRLGSGDFQHTVSVRSQDELGQLSAAFNLMTRKIVNLLAAEHEKARLDQELSVAQSVQNTFFKENTFRNRHLLMTSFYQPASECGGDWWGHYPLGSNRELIVIGDATGHGVPAALVTAIAYASTHILAEQIMAGAFPANDPAEILRSLNTLLYQTLRGKLCMSFLALLIDSEKRTLTFSNAGHPYPVLIPANASDPRLGPKPKVPYRYLLQKRKSSCILGLEKDSVFYNETVNLVPGDKIILHTDGLTELENAEGKQWGARPMKLFLQAHAQEDPFTLCKSLMQDAISFNKNAKVFDDDLTLLIIEFKQEEIMAA; this comes from the coding sequence ATGCGACAAAGCTTCGGCGCAAAAATTTTCCTCTTCACCATCGTGCTGGTTCTGATGGTGGTGGGCTCGATCACGTTTAAAAACAGCCAGGCCCTGCGGGAAAACCTGGATCGGCAGTACCAAAGCAGCCTGATTGATGGTACGCAGCTTTTAGGCGAGAAAATCTTCAGCCTTCTGACCCGCTGGGACAACCGACTGAGCTTTCTGGTCCAGGCCGTGCAGAACGCTCCGGAAAAAAATCGGTCCGATCTGATCGACGCCTTCCTGGTCAGCGAAGAAGGTGCACAAAGTCTGCAAATTTTCCGTCTTAACCAAAATAATGAGATGACCACTCTGGTGGAACGAGTGAGCCCCGAACATCAGCCCATACCTGGTGCGAACTGGAAAAAGGCCCTGGGCGGCAATGAAGTCCGCATCATGTCGCATCCTCAAATCACCGAGCAGGCCGTCATGATCCGTCGTCTTGCGATCCGCGGCACCCAGGACATGGTTCTGGTGGTCCTCGGCTTTGAACTGCGCGTTCTTCCCCTGGCGACATCCGAAGATCGCAAGGTGCAAAGTTTCCTTCTCGATGAAAGTTTCCGTGATCTGATCACGCGTAAAACCTATCGTTCGCTGGTGCTTGTGAAAAGTTTCGTCAATAAAGCCCAAAAGCTGATGCAGGGTGATCTGGGCGCCGGCTACCTGGGAGAGCTGAAAACCTCTCAGGGGACTTATTTTGTAGCTTACCATCACATTCCCGGTTATCCGCTGCAGCTCGTCACCCATCAGGACAGCTCCGCGATCGACGAGGCCATCCGTAAATTCCTCTGGGACATGGTCCGCTGGACCATCCTTTTCGTACTGATCGCCATCTTCTTCGCGTCGACGATCCTGCGAAACCTTCTGAGCAACCTGCGCGAACTCTATGCCGCCACCCAGCGTCTCGGCAGCGGTGATTTTCAGCATACGGTGAGCGTTCGTTCACAGGACGAACTGGGTCAGCTGTCGGCTGCATTTAACCTGATGACGCGAAAAATCGTCAACCTGCTCGCCGCCGAACATGAAAAAGCCCGACTCGATCAGGAACTCTCGGTTGCCCAGTCCGTGCAGAACACCTTCTTCAAGGAAAACACCTTCCGCAATCGACACCTGCTCATGACCAGCTTCTATCAGCCGGCCTCCGAATGCGGCGGCGACTGGTGGGGTCATTATCCTTTGGGATCGAATCGCGAACTGATCGTGATCGGTGACGCCACAGGCCACGGCGTGCCCGCGGCTTTGGTAACAGCCATAGCCTATGCGTCCACTCATATTCTCGCGGAGCAGATCATGGCGGGAGCCTTCCCGGCCAATGATCCGGCCGAGATCCTCCGCTCGCTCAATACCCTGCTCTATCAAACGCTGCGCGGCAAACTCTGCATGAGTTTTCTGGCTCTTCTGATCGATAGCGAAAAACGCACGCTGACCTTTTCCAATGCGGGGCACCCCTATCCCGTCCTGATTCCCGCCAATGCCAGCGACCCGCGCCTTGGCCCCAAGCCCAAAGTTCCCTATCGCTATCTTTTACAGAAGCGAAAATCCTCCTGTATTCTAGGCCTGGAAAAGGACTCGGTCTTCTATAACGAAACAGTCAACCTGGTCCCTGGTGACAAGATCATTCTTCATACCGACGGCCTTACCGAACTGGAGAATGCCGAAGGCAAACAGTGGGGCGCAAGGCCCATGAAACTCTTTCTGCAGGCGCATGCGCAGGAAGACCCCTTCACTCTTTGCAAATCGCTGATGCAGGATGCGATCAGCTTTAATAAAAATGCCAAGGTCTTCGATGATGATCTGACCCTTCTCATCATCGAGTTCAAGCAGGAAGAGATAATGGCGGCATGA
- a CDS encoding SRPBCC family protein: MLKKIGLVLVAVAFAILAFPNVLPHAVEMERRITIQSPPAAVYAVLADFHQYRSWDPFSANDPESTSRVEGQGLGSIYAWEGEKIGRGKMVMKDLQENARVDVLLTFEKPFPSQAHSAWIVNALDNGDTEVVWQLQQDLSYFQRYMGLIMDGVVGGNFETGLARLKAKVEVKPL, translated from the coding sequence ATGCTTAAGAAAATTGGTCTGGTCCTGGTCGCCGTGGCCTTTGCGATCCTCGCTTTTCCCAATGTTTTGCCGCATGCGGTGGAAATGGAGAGACGCATCACCATTCAGAGTCCACCCGCGGCGGTCTATGCGGTGCTCGCGGACTTTCATCAGTATCGCAGTTGGGATCCTTTCAGCGCCAATGATCCTGAGTCCACTTCACGCGTGGAAGGGCAAGGCCTCGGTTCCATTTATGCCTGGGAAGGCGAGAAGATCGGCCGCGGGAAAATGGTGATGAAGGATCTGCAGGAGAATGCGCGCGTGGATGTGCTGCTGACCTTCGAAAAACCCTTCCCCTCGCAGGCCCACAGTGCCTGGATCGTGAATGCGCTGGATAATGGGGACACGGAAGTCGTCTGGCAGCTTCAGCAGGATCTCTCTTATTTTCAGCGCTATATGGGATTGATCATGGATGGTGTGGTCGGCGGTAATTTTGAAACAGGACTGGCGCGACTGAAGGCGAAAGTGGAAGTGAAGCCCCTTTAA
- a CDS encoding DUF1566 domain-containing protein, whose amino-acid sequence MMKLFAILTFLTLSACSDGVTVDVVDRANTQTTAYKPGSKVVVDNTRDSQPGAKDYPLVMLDPSDVCRGIEYYNKDGVLTAGERECEVSSMNLLPQNIRAGVTISGITGVMVPADTKCTRDGETDCVTTADLPAVSTQNLAAKVMAGETVAGVQGTATAQAVPNCTVDGSTACIATASFPAADASGLANKVAAGVVVAGITGTAPVEAHALCAADGATACVVSAPYRAALTTALGDKVIAGQSVAGVSGNVTLPAAGLVFAGSNYGINGTSVTGTLTLPSAANVRSSNGTFGVNGSSVTPTLANCSTDGGVGCVAVGPNFAAALTTGLATKVVTGQTVAGISGSAAAESHSNCSADGATGCIATTTYTAALTTGLAVKIVAGNTVAGVAGTTAAESHLNCAADGTTGCVATAAFTAADTSGLAAKIVSGNTVAGVPGSATAESHSSCTTDGGTGCVATPAYAAAATSALAPKIVSGNTVAGISGTATAESHSACATDGAIGCVATASYAAAATSGLAPRVVSGNTVAGIPGSATAESHSACTTDGATACVATSTYAAALTTGLAPKIVTGNTVAGIAGSAIEESHSACTTDGGTGCVATTTYAAAATSALAPKIVSGNTVAGISGTATAESHSACATDGAIGCVATTTYKAALTTGLAPKIVTGNTVAGVAGTTSAESHNNCLTDGAIGCVATASYTAASTSGLAAKIVAGNTVAGIAGTTDAESHSSCAADGSTGCVATATYTAALTTSLAAKVVTGQTVAGIAGSAIAESHSNCGADGATGCVATASYTAAATSGLASKVLSGQTVAGTAGNITLPSASLVYTGTSYGIGGNGSTGTLTIPAAAQVRTSAGAYGIGGNAITPSLADCAADGAAGCVAVGPLMAAAVTTGLATKVVTGQTVAGIAGSAIAEAHSDCSADGATGCVATSSYTAAATSGLAPKIVSGNTVAGILGSATAESHTNCAADGATGCVATNTYTAALTTGLAAKIVTGNTVAGVAGSTASESHSDCSADGATGCVATSSFTAAATSGLAPKIVSGNTVAGIPGSATAESHSNCAADGATGCIATVSYRAANVTGLASKVLTGQTVAGAAGNVTLPTVGNVLSGTTFGVSGTGSTGTLTLPTAANVRVSNGTFGISGTGSTPSLADCSANNVSGCVTTATYKSADFTNITAANIKAGVVAGGVTGDYPSSTYPLSGNTATADLTAATFDAKVKSSAAFEWFDSTGSLQTGAGDTDIAAGNIIDTVTIFGTTGTIASCGADGLTGCVTTSRYKSVDTASLTAWDLRYGKSAGGLTGQIRTTCQNRITNSIYNFDGTVTASGSTAGTSNDWWDTVDNWNNNSTSLPQGNISGFGAESVCDAATVWSDVTADGTCNAPGDDCVFYDRITQLYWSETNPTTGAAPTATASTWPNAVAKCNNLTFGGFTDWRLPTEHDLQTSAMHGIRDLWYKGGTAGTASNNDDFAPDVDYTMFWASTSASADTTNAWSVFLTDGTSSTYGAKSGSTTKLGTANFDPSYPNSVICVRP is encoded by the coding sequence ATGATGAAGCTATTTGCCATTCTCACTTTCTTGACGCTCAGCGCGTGTAGCGACGGCGTCACAGTCGACGTCGTGGATCGCGCCAACACGCAAACAACCGCCTACAAACCCGGTAGCAAGGTCGTTGTCGACAATACCCGTGATTCCCAGCCAGGAGCCAAGGACTATCCCTTGGTCATGCTCGATCCTTCGGACGTGTGCCGCGGTATTGAGTATTATAATAAAGACGGCGTGCTGACTGCAGGCGAGCGGGAATGCGAAGTGAGCAGCATGAATCTCCTGCCGCAAAACATCCGAGCGGGCGTCACCATCAGTGGCATCACTGGGGTTATGGTTCCTGCGGATACCAAATGTACTCGTGATGGTGAAACCGATTGCGTGACCACAGCGGATCTTCCGGCTGTCTCTACGCAAAATCTTGCGGCCAAAGTGATGGCGGGAGAGACGGTAGCCGGTGTGCAGGGTACTGCCACCGCACAGGCGGTTCCAAATTGTACGGTGGACGGCAGCACAGCCTGCATCGCCACCGCGTCCTTTCCTGCGGCGGATGCCAGTGGACTTGCCAATAAGGTGGCAGCTGGCGTTGTCGTTGCGGGCATTACCGGTACCGCACCTGTTGAAGCCCATGCACTTTGTGCTGCCGACGGCGCGACGGCGTGCGTGGTGAGTGCCCCTTATCGCGCGGCGCTGACGACGGCATTGGGTGATAAAGTGATCGCTGGCCAGAGCGTGGCAGGCGTTTCCGGGAATGTGACTCTTCCCGCAGCGGGACTTGTTTTTGCGGGTAGTAACTATGGAATCAACGGAACAAGCGTGACTGGAACCTTGACGCTTCCTTCCGCTGCGAATGTCCGCAGCAGCAATGGGACCTTCGGTGTGAATGGTTCAAGCGTCACACCAACTCTGGCCAACTGCTCCACCGATGGAGGCGTGGGCTGTGTAGCCGTGGGTCCTAACTTTGCTGCAGCTTTAACAACGGGGCTCGCCACGAAAGTCGTTACTGGGCAAACGGTGGCGGGAATTTCCGGTTCCGCAGCGGCCGAGTCTCATAGCAATTGTAGTGCGGATGGAGCCACGGGTTGTATTGCAACGACGACTTACACGGCGGCCTTGACCACGGGTCTTGCCGTTAAAATCGTAGCAGGTAACACCGTCGCTGGCGTTGCAGGAACCACGGCGGCGGAATCGCATTTGAATTGTGCTGCTGATGGTACCACTGGCTGTGTGGCGACGGCGGCGTTTACTGCGGCGGATACTTCGGGTCTTGCGGCGAAGATTGTGTCGGGAAATACTGTTGCAGGCGTTCCTGGTTCTGCGACTGCGGAATCACACAGCTCTTGTACAACGGATGGTGGCACCGGATGCGTGGCGACGCCCGCTTATGCAGCCGCAGCCACGTCTGCACTTGCACCTAAAATTGTCTCAGGCAACACAGTTGCAGGCATATCCGGTACTGCGACTGCAGAATCACATAGCGCCTGCGCGACCGATGGCGCCATAGGCTGCGTGGCAACAGCTTCCTATGCAGCGGCGGCAACCTCGGGTCTTGCACCAAGGGTTGTATCTGGAAATACAGTAGCCGGCATTCCCGGATCCGCTACCGCAGAATCTCATAGCGCCTGTACCACAGACGGAGCAACTGCTTGCGTCGCAACCAGCACCTATGCTGCAGCTTTAACGACAGGCCTTGCTCCTAAGATTGTGACGGGTAATACCGTCGCTGGCATAGCCGGTTCCGCGATTGAAGAATCACATAGCGCTTGTACAACGGATGGTGGCACCGGATGCGTGGCGACGACCACTTATGCAGCCGCAGCCACGTCTGCACTTGCACCCAAAATTGTTTCAGGCAACACAGTTGCAGGCATATCCGGTACTGCGACTGCAGAATCACATAGCGCCTGCGCGACCGACGGCGCCATAGGTTGCGTGGCAACCACCACATACAAAGCCGCCTTGACCACTGGGCTTGCTCCCAAGATCGTCACTGGCAATACGGTCGCTGGCGTCGCAGGAACAACAAGCGCCGAGTCTCATAACAACTGTTTAACGGACGGCGCCATAGGTTGTGTTGCGACCGCTTCGTACACCGCTGCATCTACATCAGGTTTGGCGGCAAAAATCGTAGCCGGCAACACAGTCGCTGGCATCGCTGGCACCACGGATGCAGAGTCACACAGCAGCTGTGCTGCAGATGGTTCGACAGGCTGCGTAGCGACTGCGACTTATACAGCAGCCTTAACCACAAGCCTTGCCGCAAAGGTTGTCACGGGTCAAACCGTGGCAGGCATCGCCGGTTCTGCGATCGCCGAATCTCACAGCAACTGCGGAGCCGACGGCGCAACAGGTTGCGTCGCCACAGCGTCTTACACAGCCGCTGCAACCTCGGGCCTTGCGAGCAAAGTCCTATCCGGTCAAACCGTAGCCGGCACTGCCGGTAATATCACACTTCCCTCTGCAAGCCTTGTTTATACAGGCACAAGCTACGGCATCGGCGGCAACGGCAGCACAGGAACACTCACCATACCAGCCGCCGCTCAGGTTCGTACCTCTGCCGGTGCCTATGGTATCGGTGGCAATGCCATCACACCCTCTCTTGCCGATTGTGCCGCCGATGGTGCTGCAGGCTGTGTGGCTGTTGGTCCTTTGATGGCCGCGGCTGTGACCACAGGCCTTGCTACAAAAGTCGTCACAGGTCAAACCGTGGCGGGTATCGCAGGTTCGGCCATCGCGGAAGCCCATAGCGACTGTTCCGCCGACGGCGCGACCGGCTGTGTCGCGACCTCGTCCTATACAGCCGCTGCAACGAGTGGCCTCGCACCGAAAATTGTCAGCGGCAATACCGTGGCTGGTATCCTCGGTTCTGCAACAGCAGAATCGCATACGAACTGCGCCGCGGATGGAGCCACCGGCTGTGTGGCTACGAACACTTACACAGCAGCTCTGACGACAGGCCTCGCTGCAAAAATCGTCACCGGAAATACAGTCGCTGGCGTGGCCGGTTCAACCGCTTCGGAATCGCACAGCGATTGTTCCGCCGATGGCGCAACAGGCTGCGTAGCCACCAGCTCCTTCACTGCAGCCGCCACCAGCGGCCTCGCCCCTAAAATTGTCAGCGGCAATACGGTGGCCGGTATCCCCGGTTCCGCCACTGCAGAATCTCACAGCAACTGTGCAGCCGATGGTGCCACGGGTTGTATCGCGACCGTTTCGTATCGCGCCGCGAATGTCACCGGCCTCGCCAGCAAAGTTTTAACAGGCCAAACTGTAGCGGGAGCTGCAGGTAACGTGACCCTTCCCACAGTCGGCAACGTCCTGAGCGGCACAACGTTCGGCGTAAGCGGCACAGGCAGCACAGGGACCTTGACTCTCCCCACGGCAGCCAACGTTCGCGTCAGCAACGGAACCTTCGGTATCAGCGGCACAGGCAGCACACCGTCTCTGGCTGATTGTTCGGCGAATAACGTCAGCGGCTGCGTGACCACCGCAACCTATAAATCAGCGGACTTCACCAACATCACAGCAGCCAATATTAAAGCCGGCGTGGTCGCAGGCGGTGTCACCGGAGACTATCCTTCGAGCACCTACCCTCTGTCGGGTAATACAGCGACCGCGGACCTCACAGCCGCAACCTTTGACGCCAAAGTCAAATCATCGGCGGCGTTTGAATGGTTCGATTCCACAGGCTCCCTGCAAACAGGTGCAGGCGACACGGACATTGCGGCCGGAAACATCATCGATACAGTCACCATCTTCGGCACCACAGGCACGATTGCCAGCTGCGGCGCCGATGGCCTGACAGGATGTGTGACGACCAGCCGCTATAAATCGGTGGATACAGCCAGTCTCACGGCCTGGGACCTTCGTTACGGAAAGTCTGCGGGTGGCCTGACTGGTCAGATCCGAACGACCTGTCAGAACCGGATTACAAACAGCATCTATAACTTTGATGGTACCGTCACAGCATCTGGTTCCACAGCTGGTACCAGCAATGACTGGTGGGATACTGTTGATAACTGGAACAATAACTCCACGTCTCTGCCCCAGGGTAACATCAGCGGCTTCGGCGCGGAAAGTGTCTGCGACGCGGCCACGGTCTGGTCGGACGTTACAGCCGACGGAACCTGTAACGCGCCCGGCGATGACTGCGTCTTCTACGATCGCATTACCCAGCTTTACTGGTCGGAAACAAACCCAACAACGGGTGCCGCTCCCACGGCGACAGCTTCGACCTGGCCGAATGCTGTGGCGAAATGCAACAACCTGACCTTCGGTGGTTTCACAGACTGGCGCTTGCCCACCGAGCATGACCTTCAAACATCCGCTATGCATGGTATTCGGGACCTTTGGTATAAGGGCGGGACAGCTGGCACCGCATCCAATAACGACGACTTCGCGCCGGATGTCGACTACACGATGTTCTGGGCTTCGACCTCGGCCTCGGCGGATACAACCAACGCCTGGTCTGTATTCCTAACCGATGGTACAAGCTCAACCTATGGTGCGAAGTCAGGCTCAACGACCAAACTGGGTACAGCGAACTTTGATCCGAGTTATCCCAACTCCGTGATCTGCGTACGTCCCTGA
- the map gene encoding type I methionyl aminopeptidase: MTIETMEELEGLKRIGKIVANCLQHMARSMEPGMTTRELDSIGRDFLAAHGARSAPQLLYKFPGSTCISVNHEIAHGIPGDRVLEARDLVNIDVSAELDGLFADTGGSFMIPPETKTKRQLCDATREALQEAMKVARAGQPIRAIGAAVEATAKRRRLTIIRNLGSHGVGRALHEEPEFIAPFHDPKDKRLLKENMVITIEPFLSNGAHLAEDGKDGWTLLTDPRFVTAQFEHTMVITKGSPIIVTVPDAV, from the coding sequence ATGACCATCGAAACCATGGAAGAATTGGAAGGTTTGAAACGCATCGGCAAGATCGTTGCCAATTGCCTGCAGCATATGGCTCGCAGTATGGAGCCGGGCATGACCACGCGCGAACTGGACAGCATCGGTCGCGATTTCCTCGCGGCTCATGGCGCGCGTTCGGCTCCGCAGCTTCTCTATAAATTCCCGGGCAGCACCTGCATTTCGGTGAACCATGAAATCGCGCACGGCATTCCAGGCGATCGCGTCCTGGAGGCCCGCGACCTTGTGAATATTGATGTATCGGCCGAGCTGGATGGGCTGTTCGCGGATACCGGCGGTAGTTTCATGATACCCCCGGAAACCAAGACCAAGCGTCAGCTGTGTGATGCGACTCGCGAAGCTCTGCAGGAAGCCATGAAGGTCGCCCGCGCGGGTCAACCGATTCGGGCCATCGGCGCCGCTGTCGAAGCCACCGCCAAACGTCGGCGTCTCACCATCATTCGCAACCTCGGCAGTCATGGTGTGGGCCGCGCCCTGCATGAAGAGCCGGAATTCATCGCGCCCTTTCACGATCCGAAAGACAAAAGGCTTTTGAAAGAAAACATGGTGATCACCATCGAACCCTTTCTGTCCAACGGCGCGCATCTCGCCGAGGATGGCAAGGACGGCTGGACGCTCCTGACCGATCCTCGTTTCGTGACCGCACAATTCGAACATACCATGGTGATTACCAAGGGTTCGCCGATTATCGTGACGGTTCCCGACGCGGTGTAA